A stretch of DNA from Candidatus Binatia bacterium:
GGGAGCAATACAAGACTTCGAGGCATTCGCTGTTCACGGTGGTCATCGGCACCGCGCTTTCGTAGGGCCACTCCTGCCCGTAACCCCATCCGTCCCCTACTCCTGTCTGTCGAGATCGGCCCTCTCCAGTCGCCCCGGCGAAAGCCCAGGGCCGTGTCGCCACCCACTGCGCCACGATCCGCCGCACCGCAATCATAATTGTGACATCGCAATCGCTTCGCTATACTGCGAAGCGAAAGGGTTCAGCATCGCATGAAAAGATCACGCCACTTCGTCGGCAAGACGGTCGTAGTGTGTGTTGTGCTCGCCAGTCTGTGGCTGGGCGGACGGGTGTTTGCCGTCGCGCGCGACGCGTACGACGGCATCGAGGTGTTCACAAACGTCCTTACGCTGGTTCAAAAGAATTACGTCGACTCGGTCACGACCAAGCAACTCATCGACGGCGCCGTGATGGGCATGCTCAACGCCCTCGATCCCCACAGCGCCTATTTGCCGCCGGACATTTACCGGGAATTGCAGGTCGACACGCGCGGTAGTTTCGGCGGTCTGGGCATAGAGATCACGATTCGCAACGGCGTTCTCACCGTGGTTTCACCGATTGAGGACACGCCGGCCTACCAGGCGGGGATCAAGTCAGGCGACCAAATCATCAAGATCGAAGACGAGTTCACCAAAGACATGCCGCTGGTGGAAGCGGTAAAGAAGATGCGCGGGCCTAAAGGCACCAAGGTCCACCTGACGTTGCGGCGCGAAGGCGCTCCGCAGCTTATCGATCTCGCGCTGACGCGCGAGGTCATCAAGATCCAGAGCGTCAAAGCGCGCATACTCGACAAGGGCTTCGGCTATCTTCGCATCACCCAGTTCCAGGAACGCACCGACGACGACGTGCAGGAGTCAATCGCGCGCCTCGAGAAGCAGAACGGCGGCCAACTGTCCGGCATGGTCCTCGACCTGCGCAACAATCCGGGCGGGTTGCTGACCCAGGCGATCAAGGTCACCGACGAGTTCATCGATTCGGGTCTGGTGGTCTACACCGACGGCCGTCTGGAAAACCAGAAACAGAAGTACTTCGCGCACAAGAGCAATACCCGTATCGATTTCCCCATGGTGGTTCTCGTCAACGCCGGCAGTGCCAGCGCGTCCGAGATCGTCGCGGGGGCCTTGCAGGATCACAAACGCGCCATCGTGCTCGGCACCCAGACCTTCGGCAAGGGATCGGTACAGACCATTCTGCCCCTAGAGGCCAACGCGGCGATCCGCCTGACGACTGCGCGCTACTACACGCCGAACGGGAGATCCATTCAGGCTACCGGCATCACCCCGGATGTGGTGGTGGAGAACATTCCCCCCGGGGTGAAGACAGCCGCCGCGGGCGTGCCGCGTATCCGCGAGCAGAACCTCCCCGGTCACCTGCCGGGGCCCGAGCAGCCGGCCCCCCCGGCGGCTGCCGGTCCGGACGAAGACCGCGTGCTCGACGTCGAGGGCGATGCCGCCTCGACAATTCGCGAAGGCGAGCTCGGAAAGGACCCGCAGCTCGACCGGGCTCTGGAGATGCTGAAGAGCTGGAACGTGTACCGAACCGTGGTCGCCCAAAAGGCTTCATGATCGGGCACAACGCAGTCCCGTTTCCACCTCCCGGCCAGCCACACATCGCCTCTCCGAGCGGGGCGGGTTGACGGCGTGCGGGAACGGCATACGCGGGCGGCCACACCGCGGCGCTTTCACTGGGATTGGCTCTTCAGTGTTCCACTGAGCGCCCTGTTCGGCGTGGTGGTTTTCGCCAGCGGCCTGGCACTCCACGACGGTCAGAAGCAGCGCGTTGCGGAGGGAGAGATCGGCGAGCAGACCGAGGAGCCGCCGCCAATCCCGACCAACTGGCTGGCCGACTTTCCCGCACGCGTCGGTCGTGTAACCACCGCACTCGCCAAACTCCCGCTTCACCTACCCGCGCCGAGCGAGGAACCGCAGGGAGCCGACAACGTGCGGTGGATTCACCGCCGGTACGAGGTCCTGGTCCCAACCGCACAGGCCGCGGCCGAAAGCCTGCGCGGTTTCGAGCCGCTGCGCGATGCCGCCCCCGGCGTCACGTTGCGCGTCAGCGAACACCCCACCTCCGTGCAGGTGCAAGTCGGCGTTGACGGCCTGCTCACCCACACGGTGGCGCTGCAGTGGGCGCGCCATCATCCGCGCGTCGCCATCATAGTCGACAACCTCGGCAGCAACCTCCTTGTGGCTCGCGAACTGGCCACTCTCGACGCCGCGCTGACCCTTGCCGTGCAGCCTCTCGAGCCTTTCGCCCGTGAGGTGGCAGAGCTGGCAAACCTCTATCAACGCCAGGTTCTCGTGCACCTTCCCGAACCCGTCCCCGCCGCCCGCGGTGGTGGCGTCATCGACCAGGCCGCCGTGCTCCGCAGCCTCAACGATAGCCTCGCCTCCATCCCCAGAGCCGTCGGCGTCACCGACGACCGCGAAGGAGGGCCGCTGAGCAACCCGGTGCAAGCGCGCTGGGTTCTGGAACGCCTCAAAGAGGACGCCCTGTTCTTCATTGACGGCGTGACCGACCCCTCCAATGTTGCGTGCGACGTTGCCGGTGAGCTGACGCTTCCGTGTGGCAAGGCATCCATGGTGGTACACGAGACCCAGGACGAACAGGCAATCAGTACCCAGTTCGAAAAGTTGCGGCAGATCGCCCAGGCCAGGGGTAACGCCCTGGTCATCCTGCGTGCCGGTCCCGCGACCGTTACCGCACTGCGTGCCGCCTTGACCGATCTCACCGCCGCCGGGATAGAGATCGTGCCTGCCTCTAGCATCATCTTCGATCGATTCTTGTCGCCCGGCTAACCGGTCTGTTACAGTCGGGCGCATGCCGCCGCGCACCGAGCAAGCGTCCCTCCCGGCACTTCTCACCGTCTCGGAGCTGACGCGCCTCGTTCAGACCGTTCTGCAGTCGGCGTTTGGCGAGTGCTGGGTGGTGGGGGAGGTCTCCAACCTCCGCACGCCGCAGTCGGGTCACGTGTACTTCAGTTTGAAGGACGAAGAAGCGCAGGTCGCGGCCGTGATGTTTCGTTCGGCCCGGACCCGGCTACCCTTTCAGCTTCAAGACGGCATGGAGGTCATCGCGCGGGGACGTGTCGACGTATACCCGGTGCGGGGTGCGCTGCAGTTCTATGTCGATGCGCTGGAACCGCGAGGCTTTGGCGCACTCCAACTCGCACTCGAACAACTCAAGCGACGTCTCGCCGCCGAGGGCCTGTTTGCGGAAGACCGCAAGCGGCCCCTGCCCTTTCTGCCGCGTGTCGTGGGCATCGTCACGGCGCTGGGTGGCGCCGCGGTGCACGACATGTTGGTCACCTTGCGCAGCCGCTGGCCCGGCGTCCATGCGGTCATCCGACCGGTCCGCGTGCAGGGCGATGAGGCAGCTCCGGACATTGTCGCCGCCATCGCGGATTTGCAGGAGGTGCCAGGCATCGATGTGATGCTCGTTGGACGCGGGGGCGGGTCCATCGAGGATCTGTGGGCCTTCAACGACGAGCGCGTCGCCCGCGCCATCGTCGCCTCCCGGGTCCCCGTGGTTTCCGCCGTCGGCCACGAGATCGACGTAACCATCGCCGACCTTGTCGCCGACCGTCGCGCCGCCACGCCGACGGCGGCCGCGGCGCTGGCGGTACCCGATCGGCGCGATCTGGACAAGCGCGTGAGCGCTGCGACCACCGCGTTACAGGCCGCTTGCCGGCGGCTCTTGCGGCAACGGATCGAACGCCTCGACGGGCTTGTGCGGCGCTTGCGCGACCCGCGTCAGATCGTCCGCACGCTTCAGGTTCGCACTGACGAACTGGGGGAACGGGCGATCCGAGCCATGGAAAACCGTCTGCGCCTGGCGCGCCAGCAAGTGCGCGCCGCCGGCGAACGACTGCACGCCCTCAGTCCGCTGGCCGTGCTCGATCGCGGTTTTTGCATCGTGCGCCGCGAACACGATGGCGCCATCGTGCGCGACGCCTCCCCACTGGAAATAGGCGAACACCTGCGGATACGCTTCGCTCGCGGTGGCGCCCGCGTGCGGGTGGAAGAGAAGGATCCCGCCTGACTAACGCCACACCATCCATTTATGGTACCCCGAACGACCCGGAGAAAGACGGTGACCAACCAGGCCCAGGAAACGCCCCCTCAGCGCTTCGACGAGGCGCTCGCCGAATTGGAGCGTCTTGTCGGGCAGCTCGAACGCGGCGACCTGCCACTCGAGGCGGCACTGGCTACTTTCGAGACCGGCGTGACGCTCGTGCGCCAACTGAGTGAGGCACTGAGCGCGGCCGAGGCCCGCGTCGAGGTGCTCACCCGAGACAGCGACGGGACGCTCCGCCGTAATGCCCTCCCCGGCGACGCCGACGGGAAAACTTGACGCCACGCGGCACAGCCGCCGTTCGAGAGTCGACGGTTGTGAGTGTCGTGGCCGATGAGGAATATGACAGTGGATCTTACTCGGTACCTCAGCAAGCGGGAACTGCAAATCAATCGCTGCCTTGATCAGTGCCTGGGCGGCGCCGGAGGCAACGACCGACTGCACGAGGCAATGCGCTACAGCTTGTTTTCCGGCGGAAAGCGAATCCGGCCCGTCCTCGCCCTCGCGGCCACGGAGGCGGTTGGCGGCCAGCTCGCGCGGACGCTGCCGTTCGCCTGCGCCCTGGAGATGATTCACGCGTACTCGCTCATCCATGACGACTTGCCGGCCATGGATGACGACAGCTTGCGCCGCGGCAAACCCTCGAACCATGTCGTCTTCGGCGAGGCCCTGGCCATTCTCGCCGGAGATGCCCTGCTCACCGAGGCGTTTCGCGTGATGGCCGAGTCGGTCGCCGCGGCCGGCGCAAGGCAAAGTCGAGCCGTGCAGGTGCTGGTCGAGCTGGCGGTAGCCGCGGGCGCTCGCGGCATGGTCGCCGGCCAAGCTGCCGACATGGAAGCCGAGGACACCGACGCCGATCTGCCTACGGTCGAGCTAATCCACGTCCGCAAGACCGGCGCGTTGATTCGGGCTGCCGTCCGTGGCGGTGCCATCCTCGGCGGCGCCCGGGCCTCGCAACTGCGCCGGCTGACGCTCTTTGCCGAGTATCTTGGTCTCGCCTTTCAAATCACGGACGACATTCTCGACGTGGAGGGCGGCACCTCGACCACAGGCAAGATCGAGGGCCGTGACATGGTCCGGCATAAAGCGACCTTCCCGGCTGTGCTGGGAATGCCCGCCGCCAAGGCGCGCGCGCAGGAGTTACTCGCCGACATGCAGGAGCAGCTCCGGCCGTTCGGCCGCAAATCCCAGCCGTTGCGTGAGATCGCCGGCTTCGTCGTCGGCCGCGCCGCACCGGCGTAACACGATGCCGTCGACCCGCGAACGCGTCGACTTGCTGCTCGTCGATCGGGGTCTGGCAGCGAGTCGAGAACGGGCTCGCCAGCTCGTCATGGCCGGCGAAGTGTGGGTCGACGGCGTGCGCGTCGACAAGCCGGGCACCATGATCGGCGGCGCCTCGACAATCGAAGTGCGCGGCGCCGGCATACCGTTCGTCGGCCGTGGCGGTCTCAAGCTTGCCGCCGCCCTCGAGCACTGGAAGATTTCCGCCACCGGCGCCACCGCGCTCGATGTCGGGGCTTCTACGGGCGGCTTCACCGATTGCCTGCTGCAGCGCGGTGCCCGGCACGTTACGGCCATCGACGTGGGTTACGGACAGTTCGCGTGGTCGCTGCGGCAGGATCCGCGGGTGACGCTCATCGAGCGCACCAACATCCGGCACTTCCGACCGGAGCAGC
This window harbors:
- a CDS encoding S41 family peptidase: MKRSRHFVGKTVVVCVVLASLWLGGRVFAVARDAYDGIEVFTNVLTLVQKNYVDSVTTKQLIDGAVMGMLNALDPHSAYLPPDIYRELQVDTRGSFGGLGIEITIRNGVLTVVSPIEDTPAYQAGIKSGDQIIKIEDEFTKDMPLVEAVKKMRGPKGTKVHLTLRREGAPQLIDLALTREVIKIQSVKARILDKGFGYLRITQFQERTDDDVQESIARLEKQNGGQLSGMVLDLRNNPGGLLTQAIKVTDEFIDSGLVVYTDGRLENQKQKYFAHKSNTRIDFPMVVLVNAGSASASEIVAGALQDHKRAIVLGTQTFGKGSVQTILPLEANAAIRLTTARYYTPNGRSIQATGITPDVVVENIPPGVKTAAAGVPRIREQNLPGHLPGPEQPAPPAAAGPDEDRVLDVEGDAASTIREGELGKDPQLDRALEMLKSWNVYRTVVAQKAS
- a CDS encoding divergent polysaccharide deacetylase family protein; the encoded protein is MRERHTRAATPRRFHWDWLFSVPLSALFGVVVFASGLALHDGQKQRVAEGEIGEQTEEPPPIPTNWLADFPARVGRVTTALAKLPLHLPAPSEEPQGADNVRWIHRRYEVLVPTAQAAAESLRGFEPLRDAAPGVTLRVSEHPTSVQVQVGVDGLLTHTVALQWARHHPRVAIIVDNLGSNLLVARELATLDAALTLAVQPLEPFAREVAELANLYQRQVLVHLPEPVPAARGGGVIDQAAVLRSLNDSLASIPRAVGVTDDREGGPLSNPVQARWVLERLKEDALFFIDGVTDPSNVACDVAGELTLPCGKASMVVHETQDEQAISTQFEKLRQIAQARGNALVILRAGPATVTALRAALTDLTAAGIEIVPASSIIFDRFLSPG
- the xseA gene encoding exodeoxyribonuclease VII large subunit, whose translation is MPPRTEQASLPALLTVSELTRLVQTVLQSAFGECWVVGEVSNLRTPQSGHVYFSLKDEEAQVAAVMFRSARTRLPFQLQDGMEVIARGRVDVYPVRGALQFYVDALEPRGFGALQLALEQLKRRLAAEGLFAEDRKRPLPFLPRVVGIVTALGGAAVHDMLVTLRSRWPGVHAVIRPVRVQGDEAAPDIVAAIADLQEVPGIDVMLVGRGGGSIEDLWAFNDERVARAIVASRVPVVSAVGHEIDVTIADLVADRRAATPTAAAALAVPDRRDLDKRVSAATTALQAACRRLLRQRIERLDGLVRRLRDPRQIVRTLQVRTDELGERAIRAMENRLRLARQQVRAAGERLHALSPLAVLDRGFCIVRREHDGAIVRDASPLEIGEHLRIRFARGGARVRVEEKDPA
- the xseB gene encoding exodeoxyribonuclease VII small subunit, producing the protein MTNQAQETPPQRFDEALAELERLVGQLERGDLPLEAALATFETGVTLVRQLSEALSAAEARVEVLTRDSDGTLRRNALPGDADGKT
- a CDS encoding polyprenyl synthetase family protein, whose product is MDLTRYLSKRELQINRCLDQCLGGAGGNDRLHEAMRYSLFSGGKRIRPVLALAATEAVGGQLARTLPFACALEMIHAYSLIHDDLPAMDDDSLRRGKPSNHVVFGEALAILAGDALLTEAFRVMAESVAAAGARQSRAVQVLVELAVAAGARGMVAGQAADMEAEDTDADLPTVELIHVRKTGALIRAAVRGGAILGGARASQLRRLTLFAEYLGLAFQITDDILDVEGGTSTTGKIEGRDMVRHKATFPAVLGMPAAKARAQELLADMQEQLRPFGRKSQPLREIAGFVVGRAAPA
- a CDS encoding TlyA family RNA methyltransferase, encoding MPSTRERVDLLLVDRGLAASRERARQLVMAGEVWVDGVRVDKPGTMIGGASTIEVRGAGIPFVGRGGLKLAAALEHWKISATGATALDVGASTGGFTDCLLQRGARHVTAIDVGYGQFAWSLRQDPRVTLIERTNIRHFRPEQLGHAADIAVVDVSFISLRLVLPAVAPLVRPGGRILALVKPQFEVGKGAVGKGGVVRDPAQRRAAVESIRTTGIAMGLACHGECESPLPGPKGNREVFLSFTTPPA